tttattttaaaagtaatttaaatattactcaatgtttcaaataaataatgtgagtggattttaaaactgtttatCGAGAACATATTATCTGTAAAGCAAAGAAAACGAGCCGGACATAACGATTATCTCTAACCAATTTATTTAACCAATTACgtaactattattttaaaaaagcacactaaaaaaaacgaataacTGCTTTTCTTAGCATGACAATGATATTTTCTGTGTGTACTACATATATTCACATCCCATGTTTCCGTCGCTACTAAAGCAGAAATTCTTTCTGTTTCTCACgctgtttaatttattctcttttattctttacgtTGTGAGGGTGTGTGTATGGCTCACAAGCGATTTCATCGCGTTTATCATGGCTAATCCGACTTCTTCTATGTTGCCTTATTTCGAAATATTCGACTTTAAACACGTCTACCAATATCGATGAATCTATCAGGCTGccgattgtaaaaaaaaataaaaagcgatTCCATCTTGTAACCAAGCGTATTTATCGTATCTATCGTAACTCTAGCGAAATGTACGCTGTGTAGCAACCATTATCTCTggtttgttattaaaaaaacctcAACACTTTGTTGTTTTAAGAGCGTCCAAATGCCAAGCGAACGACACGGGGCATATAACGTTTCGTCCGGGTAAACTCTCATGgaaaaatttcacatttaaacGTATACGCATGACGCACGCAACACACGCACGTTCGATCGATTCGAGGCCTACGCCTACGTCTCATCGTCGTACTCCTCGTCTATACATTTTTCGTCCCATATATCGTTCGCCCTCGGATCACGCGGAATCACCCGTGTCTCGCCACGCGACAAGGGGAAACGCACTATCGAGCCTGGGACATATAGCTATAATAGAGCACGAGACCCTCCTCACGACGGGCCTTTCGAATCTTTCAGAAAGCGAATGACGGCGGCGCAATGCCGGGAACACCGTTGGCTGGTCCGTAGGACGAAGCCCAAGAGCGAGAAGGACGTCGCGGCGGCCAAACGTACGGCCTTCATCGAGAATCGCCCGGTCGTCGTCGGCGTCGCCGACGTTAGCGGCAGGGAGGAGCTGGACGTGACCAAGGACAATCTCAGACTGTTCGTCGAGCGCTGGCGGGAGCATCCGGACAGCCCGTACACGATCGACGCGTATCACGCGTTGCCGTGGAATCCGCTTCGCGAGCGCGACGAGTCCGTGTCCCTGCGGGCGCACAGTCCCTCCCCCTGCGACAGCCTACGCAGCAGCAGCACGCAGTCGGAGAGGGTGGACGCCGTTGCCTCGAGGGACAATTCCGTCCACCTGCTGTCGGTGCCGAGTCTCAGCTTGTCCTTGGAGAGGAGGGCCTCCGAGGGCTACGCCGCGCGGAACCGCCGCGATCCCGCGAGCCAGATCGCCCTCGCCGAGGAGATCATCAAGCTGTCCGAGCACCTGCGCTCGATCGCCATGGGATCGCGGGGAATCAACGAGGAGAGTAACGTAGGCGCGGCGGAAACCCAGCGGTCTATCGTCAGAAGGCCCGGCGACGTCGGAAGTAGTCGCGACAGTGCCCTCCCGAAGGGCAATGTTAAAGTGACCGCGTCCCAAAACGCCGACAAGGAGACCAACGAGATCACGGAGAAGCTGTCCAGTATCGCCCGACAGCGGAAGCTCAACGGGACGACCTTTCACAGTAGCCGTAGTTTCGACAGGTGCAATCTCGACACGAGTTTCGGTAACGTGTTCGTGGCCCTGAGAAGAACGAGCGACGGcgacgcggcggcggcggcggcggcggcggcggcgacgtcCGAGAGACGCAGGGACTCTCGAAGGTACTCCCTCGAGCGGACGACGATCACCGAGGCGCTCGAGGAGAAGTTCAACGGGAAGAGGCCCTCCGTCGGCGCGGAGGAGGTAGACCTGACGCCCCCGTGGCGGCGATCGCGGGTGAAACGGTCCTTCGGCGAGACCAGCAGGGACGTGCCGCGGATATCGAACTTGCGGGACCTGCACAAGAATCTCAATCTGGACGAGCCGAGCAGCGCCAAGGACCTGCTGCTGCATCTGTTGGGCGAGTGGGAGGATGTCACCGCGGAGCCCTGCGGCACCGGCAGGAAGTCCGTAAGCCTGGACTGGTGCGCGGCCGACACGATCGCCAGGAGGACGATGAATTCGTTGGCGGAATACTTCCAGACGAGGCAACAGGAAGCGAAATCCACTCCGAAAGTCACAGCGTCGTCCACCTCGTCGATATACCGTTGAACGATACGCTTGTCGACTGCTCCCCCTCTCGCGGAATTTGCAAGGATGCGCATTTGCGAACGAGCCGTCGTGGACAGATCAGGAAAAATGCGCGGCGTTAATGATCCTCTCTTCTTTTTGCGGGGCGTAAAGTTTAGTTTCGGAAACGTCTTAAATGAAACAAACGCCTGGggcaataatatatgtatttgtcaAGTACACATTTTGCAACTCTAAATCCTTCTGTATAATCTTTAACTCTTATTTATGCTAGAGACCTAAATTGTGCATGATTTCATTTACTTGTATTTTCAGCTCTTTATTTGATAAACTGCAAAGATTAATCTATCAAGTCTGTGAATATCCTTGATCTAAGTCGAGAGTTGATTTTATAATCGTGATGCAAtccctttttctatttattttaatttatttcttaggGACACTACATGATGAATATCCgttcttatttcttattagaagtattacattttttaaaaccagAAAAACgcagttttttatattcagaAGAATGGATAATAAAGAGTAACTTtgaatatcttatatatatataacgtctGATTAAACTTATCGGCGTTTGCCTGAATTTCCGATTCACATTAgtttttcgcaaaaaaaaactaatttctgTTTTTACAATCAAAAAATGAGACAGATTCTTGTAATTGCATgacatttcataaaataattcgtaCATAAAAcgtcacaaaaataaaagatcgtAGAATtctctattattaaatttgaaatggataaaattcttattgatatttaatacacGGAGAGTGAAATGCGAATAATGGAGattttgtgtaaataaaagTAGTGCGTTTGACGGAAagcttaaaaattactaataaagtCTACGATCGTACCTTTATACAACATTCTCGAGAGCTGTGTACCATCGACACACCCtccaatatttttatccaatATAAAGCATcaatataactattaattttcatcAAGACACCTACTATTTTGAATCGATTTGATCCCTTGCAGCCTAATAAATCTGTCGTGAAAAGCTTTTAACAACAAGAATGGCGCAATTATTCGCGTTGCAACTTCGAGAAATCTTCCCctgcaaacaatttttaagcGGCGTTCTAGAAGaaacttttatgtttaatgtattgttatttattaatattaacattaattattcagACGTATTTTCGTGTGTATTATatagcaatattaatttttagggGGATGATAGATTAAGTctagattttttattgattgtatGTTGCACGAAATTTGCAGGAGAACTGATCGAGATAATACAATCATCCACGCACATATTTCTTGTTGAATAGGCACTTGTTCacattttatatctaatataaatcACAGTACGCTACAGGAAAAGAAGTTTCCGCTTGTTTCGCCCATACTCTTCCCACAGGCAGCAAATAGGTCAAGGAACTGATTAGTCTTCTTGCTGTAGGAAGAGACCGACTGCGGGAAAGCTTATAGAACACCGTTGGCTGGAAGCCGCTCTGGAGAACCCGATACAGAAGCACCGTTTGAAACGCTATGTTATTAAGAAGCGTTGGGTTAAGGCCGTTAACACTATCTTGGCATTGAAACGAATGGGCGCGCGTCTAGACTTTCAATCTGATCTAGTAGACTGATGACCGGTCACATCATCCAAGTCTGATGGTGTTATGCGAAATAAACGTTTGCCGTCTgtgcgatattttttttttgcgtatgTCTTGCATTATTTCTGCAGTAGGGGAGATCAGGGTCGGAATTGGTTGTAACTCAAAAGCTTGTAACTCAATCAGTATTTGAAAGCATTCTCTAtactttatacataatatagttTACTGTtgatataatgttaatttgcTTAGTGGCCTGTCAAAAGCACAACGTATATGTTATTTACAACAATTACAACgacttttaagaaaataaagctggtgagtaaatttttttatttcctttttcgtttgttatttttagcattatcaattatgattttttaattatataatcctAGAAAAATAGccttaagtaatttttgttgtagctagttaattattattataaaatttgtgaatATAATCTGTCTTATTGAGACAACAATGCGCGGTAGATTGATTCAAATAAGTCAAGATTAGTGACACACAATTTTAATCTCTGTAAAAAGTCTTAAATATGTTATGAAGTTATttagaaatacatttatatagatatatgtttttttgtgAAAACTATAGTAcgaaaacaaaataagaaaataaatagaggtaaaacttcttttaatattatttttaaaactgttaGATCAGTGGAAATACATTTATTCTCCAACAAGCTTTagaatttaacataatttactGTTATTGCAAGAAAATAATCAATTCTAAGCATcgacattttcatttttgtgacattttcagttttatttaaaattaaataactttgctTTTTACGATGATATATTAAAgagtaatatttgtttattttaagagATTTAGTGTATTTTAACGTAGCACTTGAAAATCTTTAATGCACTTTTTCCTAGAATTCACCATTTGATCAGAAACTGTGACAAAGCGAGCCTGGTCTCCCCTACAATTGTTCAATGCGTTTACGCGTATGTCGGCGGATTTTAGGTGCAGACTCCGTGACAAATACAATGGataaaagggagagagaacgGAAAACGTTTATTCAAAACGAAACAACAGGCGCGCAATTCCAGCGTAATCACTCGATTGTAGGTGGAAACGAGGTCGAATTCCCTATTGTCATATGAAACGATGACTTTTGtgtgaaaaaatattcgaCTATTCTGCACAGTTAGAAGAATAATTCACCAAAATAAACTGCAGCTATGCGAATAGtctaatattgattaaaacgCAATGAAATTGACAATTTCTTTTTCCCGCAGGTTGCTTTTACGTGTGGATGTAATTTGaatttgtttgaaacattatgtatattataatattttattattatatgtattatattatatgtgtactgtgtgtatatgtatatatattttggaaatactGCATACATTATGCAAAATGTGCACGCGTATATGTacatgaaatatatgtattttatttttaaagaaagtcAACGACAATAATGTATACGAAATGAACGAGCCTGcttatgcaaaaaattatagttaaacaattgtattttaaaaagtaaaattaaaaaacgtaaaaattacaattaaaaaataaaaaagaatgaaaaattacatgtaaaaataattttttaaaataaaaattgcattggaaaaaaattacagttaaaacaattaaattaaaaaaaaaattaaagaccTGAGACAAATTCAATCTCTACACGCTGCATCAAACCTACTAGCTGTTCTCTGACATCTCTCACTCGTttcatttatgtttaatatttcgtGGATAAAGCACAGATCCAAACCGAAACTGTGTTACCCACAGTGGGAAAATTTACGAATGTGGCTATGTAGTTCCACATCCTTATATTTATAGGCACAGGTAGCGTTTCGagtttattttgtttactCTTCCCTGTACAACGCagatatgtaatttattaacgtttgaatacatttttgatagcataaatatatttaacatggTGAGTGTCttcttcattaataaaatatgaaataacatataaaatattaaactgcATATGCACAGAATTACGTTGACGCAAATGATATTTCTAGGTTATATTAGTCATAAATCTACTATGGTATTCTAATACggacattaataattaaatattatattaataatgttgaaaatattaaatggcAGTAATTTGTTAGAATGTATGTAGAATATTTGTTCCAAATGAGAATGGTAAAGTGATTGTATCTTTTGTCTTAGGGTGAAAAAGTATTGCAAAATTGGAGCCCTTACGCCAAAGTGTATGATCCTCTAAAGGCAGGTAGTATTGATGGGACGGACACACAGCCTCATGACAAAGCTATCAGCAGAGCCATGATGATGCACTACGAGCCACCGCATAATCTGGAATCTAAGCCAGAAAGAACTATATTTGTAGCACGGTTTGGTCCCAAAATCACAAATTGTGATCTGAAAGAGgtagcattattttaaaagaactatatttttatactattttaaggcatacattatataataagattactAAACTGCAAATTGTTGTTtagtattttaacaaatatggAGATGTCGTTTCGGCAAAGGTAATAGTGGATGTAGTAACCGGACTCTCTCAAGGATATGGTTTTGTGGAAATGAGAAATGAAGACGAAGCTAAAAGAGCAGTGAGGCGAAGTATCGACGGTATAATAAagggatataaaatatttgttgacTTTGAATGTAGTCGTAAAATGAAGGGATGGAAGCCGAGGAGACTTGGTATGTAATTGGTAATTAAATGTGTGTTATCTTTatagacaaatataaaaaaaattacataatttaatcttttcagGAGGTGGTTTTGGTGGCAAAAAAGAGTCGGGGCAATTGAGGTTTGGAGGATTGGATAGACCGTTTAAACGACCAATTgtacctaatattttaaaagataaacagAAAAGATAAACAATCTCTATTTTGACATTTGTGATACTATTTGTGATACAATTTCTATTTGTTTATtcctacttttttatttaatattctaaatgtgtattaaaaaaacgaCATTGGTTTTGTCATTTGGGAACTTGGTAGCGCTTACTTTGGTAGTTTTTATCACATTGCTCTCGCTGTTTAACATCGCAAGCGTTTATAACGCCGTTATAAAAAGAATCTACAGAATGTTTGATGTATTTCGGGCGACGACTATCGTCGAACTGGACAAGCGCATCGTGTTTTCCATCTCCCGTCGTAAATTGCGCGAATGATTTTGCGTTAAATATTCGAGAGATGGC
This sequence is a window from Monomorium pharaonis isolate MP-MQ-018 chromosome 3, ASM1337386v2, whole genome shotgun sequence. Protein-coding genes within it:
- the LOC105833066 gene encoding calcium/calmodulin-dependent protein kinase type IV isoform X1; translation: MIRVDESDPVGEIEPSFPYRDVTIRRGVEFKDDYDIQSELGRGKFGIVYRCKDRKSGLMLAAKVVNVMKKEDRRAVQREVDIMRRLQHPRLIQLYDAIDAGKQIYVVLELIDGGELFERVIDDDFVLTERSCAVFMRQICEGIEFMHGQKILHLDLKPENILCLTKEGNRIKIIDFGLAREYDPSKKLQVLFGTPEFVAPEVVNFDQIGFGTDVWSIGVICYVLLSGLSPFMGDTDIETMANVTIAKYDFDHEAFAEISEDAKDFIRCLLVKDKEKRMTAAQCREHRWLVRRTKPKSEKDVAAAKRTAFIENRPVVVGVADVSGREELDVTKDNLRLFVERWREHPDSPYTIDAYHALPWNPLRERDESVSLRAHSPSPCDSLRSSSTQSERVDAVASRDNSVHLLSVPSLSLSLERRASEGYAARNRRDPASQIALAEEIIKLSEHLRSIAMGSRGINEESNVGAAETQRSIVRRPGDVGSSRDSALPKGNVKVTASQNADKETNEITEKLSSIARQRKLNGTTFHSSRSFDRCNLDTSFGNVFVALRRTSDGDAAAAAAAAAATSERRRDSRRYSLERTTITEALEEKFNGKRPSVGAEEVDLTPPWRRSRVKRSFGETSRDVPRISNLRDLHKNLNLDEPSSAKDLLLHLLGEWEDVTAEPCGTGRKSVSLDWCAADTIARRTMNSLAEYFQTRQQEAKSTPKVTASSTSSIYR
- the LOC105833066 gene encoding striated muscle preferentially expressed protein kinase isoform X2 — encoded protein: MLAAKVVNVMKKEDRRAVQREVDIMRRLQHPRLIQLYDAIDAGKQIYVVLELIDGGELFERVIDDDFVLTERSCAVFMRQICEGIEFMHGQKILHLDLKPENILCLTKEGNRIKIIDFGLAREYDPSKKLQVLFGTPEFVAPEVVNFDQIGFGTDVWSIGVICYVLLSGLSPFMGDTDIETMANVTIAKYDFDHEAFAEISEDAKDFIRCLLVKDKEKRMTAAQCREHRWLVRRTKPKSEKDVAAAKRTAFIENRPVVVGVADVSGREELDVTKDNLRLFVERWREHPDSPYTIDAYHALPWNPLRERDESVSLRAHSPSPCDSLRSSSTQSERVDAVASRDNSVHLLSVPSLSLSLERRASEGYAARNRRDPASQIALAEEIIKLSEHLRSIAMGSRGINEESNVGAAETQRSIVRRPGDVGSSRDSALPKGNVKVTASQNADKETNEITEKLSSIARQRKLNGTTFHSSRSFDRCNLDTSFGNVFVALRRTSDGDAAAAAAAAAATSERRRDSRRYSLERTTITEALEEKFNGKRPSVGAEEVDLTPPWRRSRVKRSFGETSRDVPRISNLRDLHKNLNLDEPSSAKDLLLHLLGEWEDVTAEPCGTGRKSVSLDWCAADTIARRTMNSLAEYFQTRQQEAKSTPKVTASSTSSIYR
- the LOC105833066 gene encoding striated muscle preferentially expressed protein kinase isoform X3, with protein sequence MRGNRIHARSEDSASRSKKNILCLTKEGNRIKIIDFGLAREYDPSKKLQVLFGTPEFVAPEVVNFDQIGFGTDVWSIGVICYVLLSGLSPFMGDTDIETMANVTIAKYDFDHEAFAEISEDAKDFIRCLLVKDKEKRMTAAQCREHRWLVRRTKPKSEKDVAAAKRTAFIENRPVVVGVADVSGREELDVTKDNLRLFVERWREHPDSPYTIDAYHALPWNPLRERDESVSLRAHSPSPCDSLRSSSTQSERVDAVASRDNSVHLLSVPSLSLSLERRASEGYAARNRRDPASQIALAEEIIKLSEHLRSIAMGSRGINEESNVGAAETQRSIVRRPGDVGSSRDSALPKGNVKVTASQNADKETNEITEKLSSIARQRKLNGTTFHSSRSFDRCNLDTSFGNVFVALRRTSDGDAAAAAAAAAATSERRRDSRRYSLERTTITEALEEKFNGKRPSVGAEEVDLTPPWRRSRVKRSFGETSRDVPRISNLRDLHKNLNLDEPSSAKDLLLHLLGEWEDVTAEPCGTGRKSVSLDWCAADTIARRTMNSLAEYFQTRQQEAKSTPKVTASSTSSIYR
- the LOC105833065 gene encoding U11/U12 small nuclear ribonucleoprotein 35 kDa protein, producing MGEKVLQNWSPYAKVYDPLKAGSIDGTDTQPHDKAISRAMMMHYEPPHNLESKPERTIFVARFGPKITNCDLKEYFNKYGDVVSAKVIVDVVTGLSQGYGFVEMRNEDEAKRAVRRSIDGIIKGYKIFVDFECSRKMKGWKPRRLGGGFGGKKESGQLRFGGLDRPFKRPIVPNILKDKQKR